A single window of Streptomyces sudanensis DNA harbors:
- the hflX gene encoding GTPase HflX, translated as MTSSSSPSQDKPSFVESNRAESLRADALMEEDVAWSHEIDGERDGDQFDRQERAALRRVAGLSTELEDVTEVEYRQLRLERVVLVGVWTSGTVQDAENSLAELAALAETAGALVLDGVIQRRDKPDPATYIGSGKADELRDIVLETGADTVVCDGELSPGQLIHLEDVVKVKVVDRTALILDIFAQHAKSREGKAQVALAQMQYMLPRLRGWGQSLSRQMGGGGGGGMATRGPGETKIETDRRRIREKMAKMRREIAEMKTGRDIKRQERRRNKVPSVAIAGYTNAGKSSLLNRLTGAGVLVENALFATLDPTVRRAETPSGRLYTLADTVGFVRHLPHHLVEAFRSTMEEVGDSDLILHVVDGAHPAPEEQLAAVREVIRDVGATKVPEIVVINKADAADPLVLQRLLRVEKHSIAVSARTGQGIAELLAMIDAELPRPEVEIDALVPYTQGGLVSRVHAEGEVISEEHTPEGTLLKARVHSELAALLVPFGAVTA; from the coding sequence ATGACCTCCTCTTCATCCCCTTCCCAGGACAAGCCGAGCTTCGTGGAGTCGAACCGCGCCGAGAGCCTTCGGGCCGATGCCCTGATGGAAGAGGACGTCGCCTGGAGCCACGAGATCGACGGAGAGCGGGACGGCGACCAGTTCGACCGCCAGGAGCGTGCCGCGCTCCGCCGCGTGGCCGGACTCTCCACCGAGCTCGAGGACGTCACCGAGGTCGAGTACCGCCAGCTGCGCCTGGAGCGCGTCGTGCTGGTCGGCGTCTGGACCTCGGGGACGGTGCAGGACGCCGAGAACTCCCTGGCCGAGCTGGCCGCCCTCGCCGAGACGGCGGGCGCGCTCGTCCTGGACGGCGTCATCCAGCGCCGCGACAAGCCCGACCCGGCCACGTACATCGGCTCGGGCAAGGCGGACGAGCTGCGGGACATCGTGCTGGAGACCGGCGCCGACACGGTCGTCTGCGACGGTGAGCTGAGCCCCGGCCAGCTGATCCACCTGGAGGACGTCGTCAAGGTCAAGGTGGTCGACCGGACCGCCCTGATCCTCGACATCTTCGCCCAGCACGCCAAGTCGCGCGAGGGCAAGGCGCAGGTCGCGCTCGCCCAGATGCAGTACATGCTGCCGCGTCTGCGCGGTTGGGGCCAGTCGCTGTCCCGGCAGATGGGCGGCGGCGGCGGTGGCGGCATGGCCACCCGAGGCCCCGGTGAGACCAAGATCGAGACGGACCGGCGGCGGATCCGCGAGAAGATGGCGAAGATGCGCCGGGAGATCGCGGAGATGAAGACGGGCCGCGACATCAAGCGCCAGGAGCGGCGGCGCAACAAGGTGCCGTCGGTCGCCATCGCCGGCTACACCAACGCGGGCAAGTCGTCCCTGCTCAACCGGCTGACCGGCGCCGGCGTGCTGGTGGAGAACGCCCTGTTCGCCACCCTCGACCCGACGGTCCGCCGGGCCGAGACGCCCAGTGGGCGCCTGTACACGCTGGCCGACACGGTCGGCTTCGTCCGGCACCTGCCGCACCACCTCGTCGAGGCGTTCCGCTCCACCATGGAGGAGGTCGGCGACTCCGACCTGATCCTGCACGTGGTGGACGGCGCGCACCCGGCCCCGGAGGAGCAGCTGGCCGCCGTGCGCGAGGTGATCCGCGACGTGGGTGCGACCAAGGTGCCCGAGATCGTCGTGATCAACAAGGCGGACGCGGCCGACCCGCTGGTCCTGCAGCGGCTGCTGCGGGTCGAGAAGCACTCGATCGCCGTCTCGGCGCGGACCGGCCAGGGCATCGCGGAACTCCTCGCGATGATCGACGCCGAGCTGCCCCGCCCCGAGGTCGAGATCGACGCGCTCGTGCCGTACACGCAGGGCGGACTGGTCTCGCGGGTGCACGCCGAGGGAGAGGTGATCTCCGAGGAGCACACCCCGGAGGGCACGCTGCTCAAGGCGCGGGTGCACAGCGAGCTCGCCGCGCTGCTCGTCCCGTTCGGCGCCGTCACCGCCTGA
- a CDS encoding M1 family metallopeptidase has product MSLTSPRLRAVLLTAASAGLVAAALPAPRPLGIGDPLFPHLGNPGYDVLAYDIALTYTGDNRKPLDALTRIDARATGRLERVNLDFAHGTVRSVTVDGRPADFAGAGEDLVLEPARPVEAGARFEIAVAHTSDPVAAGAKGGWVRTSDGLAMANQADAAHRVFPCNDHPADKARFTFRVTAPKDLVAVANGRAVARTVAGPAATWTYRGAHPMATELAQVSVGRSAVVRRTGPHGLPLRDVVPAADRELMEPWLEKTPGHLRWMEARVGRYPFDTYGLLVADAATGFQLETQTLSLFERGLFTRSDLPAWYIESIMVHELAHHWFGNSVTPRAWSDLWINEGHATWYEALYAEETGHASLEDRMRAAYAASDRWRAEGGPPAAPRPPAPDDKTGLFRPVVYDGSALVLYALRQEIGAAAFGELQRRWVTGHAHATAGTADFVRLASDVAGRDLTGFLHGWLHGRKTPPMPGHPDWRRNPASGKPA; this is encoded by the coding sequence ATGTCCCTCACCTCTCCGCGCCTGCGCGCCGTCCTCCTCACCGCCGCTTCCGCGGGGCTCGTCGCGGCGGCCCTGCCGGCGCCCCGGCCGCTCGGAATCGGCGACCCCCTCTTCCCTCACCTGGGCAACCCCGGCTACGACGTCCTCGCGTACGACATCGCCCTCACCTACACCGGCGACAACCGCAAGCCCCTGGACGCCCTGACGAGGATCGACGCACGGGCCACCGGCCGGCTGGAGCGCGTCAACCTCGACTTCGCCCACGGCACCGTCCGGTCCGTGACCGTCGACGGCCGCCCCGCCGACTTCGCCGGCGCGGGGGAGGACCTGGTCCTTGAACCGGCCCGGCCCGTCGAGGCCGGCGCGCGGTTCGAGATCGCCGTCGCCCACACCAGCGACCCGGTCGCCGCCGGCGCGAAGGGCGGCTGGGTGCGCACCTCCGACGGCCTCGCCATGGCCAACCAGGCCGACGCCGCCCACCGCGTCTTCCCCTGCAACGACCACCCCGCCGACAAGGCGCGCTTCACCTTCCGCGTCACCGCGCCGAAGGACCTCGTCGCCGTCGCCAACGGACGGGCCGTCGCCCGCACCGTCGCCGGCCCCGCCGCGACCTGGACGTACCGGGGCGCGCACCCCATGGCGACCGAGCTGGCCCAGGTCTCCGTCGGCCGCTCCGCCGTGGTCCGCCGCACCGGCCCGCACGGCCTGCCGCTGCGCGACGTCGTCCCGGCCGCCGACCGGGAGCTGATGGAGCCCTGGCTGGAGAAGACCCCCGGCCACCTGCGGTGGATGGAGGCCAGGGTCGGCCGCTACCCCTTCGACACGTACGGCCTGCTGGTCGCCGACGCGGCCACCGGCTTCCAACTGGAGACCCAGACCCTCTCCCTCTTCGAGCGCGGGCTGTTCACCCGTTCCGACCTGCCCGCGTGGTACATCGAGTCGATCATGGTCCACGAGCTGGCCCACCACTGGTTCGGCAACAGCGTCACCCCCCGCGCCTGGTCCGACCTGTGGATCAACGAGGGCCACGCCACCTGGTACGAGGCGCTGTACGCCGAGGAGACCGGACACGCCTCCCTGGAGGACCGGATGCGCGCCGCGTACGCCGCGTCCGACCGGTGGCGCGCCGAAGGAGGCCCCCCGGCGGCGCCCCGCCCGCCCGCGCCGGACGACAAGACCGGCCTCTTCCGGCCGGTCGTCTACGACGGCAGCGCCCTCGTCCTGTACGCCCTGCGCCAGGAGATCGGTGCCGCCGCCTTCGGCGAGCTCCAGCGGCGCTGGGTGACCGGCCACGCGCACGCGACCGCCGGCACCGCCGACTTCGTCCGCCTCGCGTCCGACGTCGCGGGCCGCGACCTCACGGGCTTCCTGCACGGGTGGCTCCACGGCCGGAAGACCCCGCCCATGCCCGGCCACCCCGACTGGCGCCGGAACCCGGCGAGCGGAAAACCGGCGTGA
- a CDS encoding RelA/SpoT family protein — protein sequence MSAEATNPSTTGRRRGRPRIDLRRLGRAALLGPAGRDRLPDAIGHVADAHRAHHPDADLDVLRRAYELAESSHRGQFRKSGEPYITHPLAVTLILAELGAETTTLTASLLHDTVEDTEVTLDEVREQFGEEVAYLVDGVTKLEKVDYGAAAESETFRKMLVATGDDVRVMSIKLADRLHNMRTLGVMRPEKQARIAKVTRDVLIPLAERLGVQALKTELEDLVFAILHPAEYERTRALIAENADAGDTLAAVAADVRAALRDAGIPAEVLVRPRHFVSVHRVGLKRGELRGTDFGRLLVLVEEDADCYAALGELHTCFTPVVSEFKDFIAAPKFNLYQSLHTAVAAPDGAVTEVLIRTHRMHRVAEAGVVALGNPYATASADGPDTADDGERADPTRPGWLSRLLDWQRSAPDPDTFWTSLRADLAQDGEITVFLPDGGTLALPAGATCVDAAYAQYGTTAHACVGARVNGRLAALGTVLRDGDTVQPLLAEDAGSGPSPDWLEHARTPAARIAIGHWLSTHPHDGGTPAADPRPPASVVTGRRPTPNAVVDAPHTGVRLAGCCTPVPPDTVTGFAVRGGVVTVHRSECPTVRRMENTGRQPVTVRWSGAAPCRVTLVAESFDRSRLLADLTEVIAATGAAIVAATVEPPSEQRVRHTYTLRLPDAACLPALMRAMREVPGVYDVSRGQHPASAR from the coding sequence ATGAGCGCAGAGGCCACCAATCCCAGTACCACCGGCCGCAGGCGCGGCCGTCCCAGGATCGACCTGCGCAGACTCGGCCGCGCCGCGCTGCTCGGCCCCGCCGGCCGGGACCGGCTGCCCGACGCCATCGGGCACGTCGCGGACGCCCACCGCGCCCACCATCCCGACGCCGACCTGGACGTCCTGCGCCGGGCGTACGAACTGGCGGAGTCGTCCCACCGGGGCCAGTTCCGCAAGAGCGGGGAGCCGTACATCACCCACCCCCTCGCCGTCACCCTGATCCTCGCCGAACTCGGCGCGGAGACCACGACCCTGACCGCCTCCCTCCTCCACGACACCGTCGAGGACACCGAGGTGACCCTCGACGAGGTCCGCGAGCAGTTCGGCGAGGAGGTCGCCTACCTGGTCGACGGCGTCACCAAGCTGGAGAAGGTCGACTACGGCGCCGCCGCCGAGTCCGAGACGTTCCGCAAGATGCTCGTCGCCACCGGCGACGACGTCCGCGTCATGTCCATCAAGCTCGCGGACCGGCTGCACAACATGCGCACCCTCGGCGTCATGCGCCCGGAGAAGCAGGCGCGCATCGCGAAGGTCACCCGCGACGTCCTCATCCCCCTCGCGGAGCGGCTCGGCGTCCAGGCGCTCAAGACCGAACTCGAGGACCTGGTCTTCGCCATCCTCCACCCCGCCGAGTACGAGCGGACCCGTGCCCTCATCGCGGAGAACGCCGACGCCGGCGACACCCTGGCGGCCGTCGCCGCCGACGTGCGCGCCGCCTTGCGGGACGCCGGGATCCCGGCCGAGGTCCTCGTCCGCCCGCGCCACTTCGTCTCCGTGCACCGGGTCGGCCTCAAACGCGGCGAGCTGCGCGGCACCGACTTCGGGCGGCTGCTCGTCCTCGTCGAGGAGGACGCGGACTGCTACGCCGCGCTGGGCGAGCTGCACACCTGCTTCACCCCGGTGGTCTCCGAGTTCAAGGACTTCATCGCCGCCCCCAAGTTCAACCTGTACCAGTCGCTGCACACGGCCGTCGCCGCGCCCGACGGCGCCGTCACGGAAGTCCTCATCCGCACCCACCGGATGCACCGGGTCGCGGAAGCGGGCGTCGTGGCCCTCGGCAACCCCTACGCCACCGCCTCCGCCGACGGCCCCGACACGGCCGACGACGGGGAGCGCGCCGACCCCACCCGCCCCGGCTGGCTCTCCCGCCTCCTCGACTGGCAGCGGTCCGCACCCGACCCCGACACGTTCTGGACCTCGCTGCGCGCGGACCTCGCCCAGGACGGTGAGATCACGGTCTTCCTGCCCGACGGGGGCACGCTCGCCCTCCCCGCCGGCGCCACCTGCGTGGACGCCGCGTACGCCCAGTACGGAACGACCGCCCACGCCTGTGTCGGGGCACGCGTCAACGGCCGTCTCGCCGCCCTCGGCACCGTCCTGCGCGACGGCGACACCGTCCAGCCGCTGCTCGCCGAGGACGCCGGCTCCGGCCCGTCCCCCGACTGGCTGGAGCACGCCCGCACCCCCGCCGCGCGCATCGCCATCGGCCACTGGCTCAGCACCCACCCCCACGACGGCGGGACGCCCGCCGCGGACCCCCGTCCGCCCGCCTCCGTCGTCACCGGCCGCCGGCCCACGCCCAACGCCGTCGTCGACGCGCCGCACACCGGTGTCCGCCTGGCCGGCTGCTGCACGCCCGTACCGCCCGACACCGTCACCGGGTTCGCCGTACGCGGCGGCGTCGTCACCGTCCACCGCTCCGAGTGCCCGACCGTACGGCGGATGGAGAACACCGGCAGGCAGCCCGTGACCGTGCGCTGGAGCGGCGCCGCGCCCTGCAGGGTCACGCTCGTCGCCGAGTCGTTCGACCGGTCGCGGCTGCTGGCCGACCTCACCGAGGTGATCGCCGCGACGGGCGCCGCGATCGTCGCGGCCACCGTCGAGCCCCCCAGCGAGCAGCGCGTCCGCCACACGTACACGCTGCGGCTCCCCGACGCGGCCTGCCTGCCCGCCCTGATGCGCGCCATGCGCGAGGTGCCCGGCGTGTACGACGTGAGCCGCGGGCAGCACCCCGCCTCCGCCCGGTAG